The Palaemon carinicauda isolate YSFRI2023 chromosome 43, ASM3689809v2, whole genome shotgun sequence genomic sequence TACAAGTGACTATGCATCATTGAAGGAAgctcttttgaaaggattcaagaagactagtgactggtacaggacagcgtttaaaactgcaaaaatggattccaagaccacatatgaacaatatttgaatatattatttcgAAATTTTGATTTGTGGATAAATAGTCTTAGGATAACGAAAGACTACGAAGATTTGAGAAACATTATAGTCTGTGATCAGTTCATGTCTACTTTACCCAAGGAAATGCGTCTTTTTCTTAAGGAGCGTAAACCTAGAACTCCAGAGGATTATTCATCATTGGCAGACACATATGCTTCAGCACACAAATGTTATCCTAAAGATGAGCAGAAGTCCTTTAGGCATAATGCGAATTTATCTAGTTCCAGTGACAAGATCAGTGAGAGTGAGAAACCAGAGAAAACTAGTTCGTCCCGTCCTGGTAAGATTGCATGTTACGGTTGTGGTCAGAGTGGACATATTTCGAGAAACTGTCCTAACAAGGTACCCAAAAAGAAATCTGAATCTTCTCTTGAGATAGGACAAGTTCTGGATAACACTGGAGTATGTGGACCTATGGTATGTGGAACAGTGAATGGTGTTACAGTATCTACAATACTTAGAGATACAGGTTGTACAGGAGTAGTGGTATCAGAGGATTTGATTCCTGATCCTGGAACAAATTGTTCTTATTCtactcttattgattatttgggcaggaaggacagattccctattgtcaagatttattggaaatgtaatctctttacaggttgggttaatgctgttcgggctccaataaagtactgtactgtcttattaggcaatattccaggtgtacaggaccataatttgtttcctctgaaaaatacggattcttccatAGACGTAAATGCCGTAACAAGAGCACaggtaaaaaggagaaatattgttCACCCTCTTTCTTTACCAGAACCATTTGATATATCCATTGATCATGAATCTTTTCTTAGGGAACAGCAGAATCACGAAGCTTTGAAATATGCAAGAGAAATGAGTCAGTCTGGAGATGTCAAACGTTGCAAGAATGGTTTGCAGTACGAGTTCGTGATGAGAAATAGACTTCTctacaggaaaatacagaaatgtaaaaagcctcagttactgggaaaggaacagttggttgtaccagttaaatgcataaaattagttttgcgccttgcacatgatattccggtaagtggacatttttctcataggaaaacctttaataagattaatgaaattttctggtggcagggtatgacgtctgacatatataaatattgcaaatcttgtgatgtATGCCAAAAATCTTCTCTTGTTGGAAAAGTAAAGAAGGCTCAGATGGTTAAATTACCAGTGATCTCTACGCCATTTTATAGAGTTGCTATTGACTTAGTGGGCCCGATTTCTCCTCCTCGTGAAGCAGGGCATAGATATATTCTGACTATGGTAGATTATGCTTCAAGCTTCCCGGAAGCAGTcgctttgaagaacataacatctgaagacattgcagaagccttaatatctattttttccagagTGGGAGTGCCGAAAGAAATTCTTTCTGACAGAGGACCACAATTTCGATCAGAACTTATGTTGCAAGTACACAAGTTATTAGGAGTGAAACCTCTTTTCAGTACCCCCTAtcatcctgctgccaatggaagaataaaaaggcaacaccagattttaaagagtatattgaagaaaatatgtgagttaaaacataatcagtggcatcgtttccttccagcagcactgttcgccatgagggaaattccaagtgatacaacaggtttctcaccatttgaaattttatatggccgtcaagtgagaggtcccttgacaatattgaaggaactatggacaaattcggatatgtctacaggggaaactgatctttattcttttgttttggaactacgtgaaaagttgtccgatgtttctgatttggctgttcaaaacatgaatatatcttccagtacatataagtcttattttgatttgaagagtagtaagcgccgatttaaagctgatgatgaagtacttttgcttattccagaaaaacaaggtaaattgcagttctcatggagaggtccatacaagataattgataagcatggtccggttgactactgggtaaacgtagaaggtaagaagagactgtatcatatcaatcttatgaagaaatattaccgtagagagaatgttaatatgttacatgtagcagatgaagatatgactggaatgataaacactgttcatgttaacaaagttgctgttattaatgctgatgaggatgattatctgaaaattgaaactgtggataccaatcagagtacatgcaacataaaccctaatctttcagatgtacagaaagatgatcttcgtaacttatgtcagaagtacaaacatgtattctcagataaaccaggtaaaacttctttacaagagcataatattaagattaagaccACTGAACCCTTTGTTCGTAAATATTATCCAATCCCAGCTCATTTAACTAAGGATTTCGATGACGAAGTACAAAGTTTGCTTGATCTTGGAATAATAGAGCAATCATCTTCTAATTATTCATCTCCTGCATTGCTCGTCAAAAAGAAAGAAGGTAACTACAGATTGGTTGTTGATTTTAGAACTTTAAATGCAATTACAGATTTTGATTGTGAGCCCATGCCAAGCTTTGAGCAAGATCTTCATAAGTTTGCAGATTTTATGTACATTACAGAACTTGATATCTGCAAAGCATATTATCAGATTCCTCTAACACCAGAAAGTCGCAAGTATACAGCCTTTTCAACTAATCTTGGACTAATGCAatatgtaagattaccttttggccttagcacAGCTTGTGCGACGTATATTAGATTAATGAGGCAAGTATTGAAAGGTCTTTCTTTCGTAGTTTGCtattttgataatatctttatTGTATCCAAAGACTGGAAAATTCATATGGCAGATTTGGAAACAGTCATATTGTGACTGCAAGAAGCGGGATTAACTGCTAAACCAGGAAAGTGTTTCCTCGGTTATGAAGAGATACAATATTTAGGATATGTAATCAACAAAAGGGGTATTTTTCCTCAACAGGATAAAATTGGAGCTATTTTGGATATGCCTGCTCCCACTACCAAGAAACAGTTACGAAGCTTTATTGGATCTGTAAATTTTTATGGTagatttattccaaatttgtcagataaactaattcatcttacgaagtttttgaagaagggtagttcagaaaaatttaattttgatgaagATGCACTGTGCAAATTTAATGAACTGAAATCTTGTTTAACTTCTCCTCCGATTCTTCAGGTGCCTGAtctaaataacattttctttttaagaacGGATGCATCGTCTACAGGTCTAGGAGCAGTTTTGCTGCAGTATATAGACGGTGAACCTTATCCAGTAGCATTCGCAAGCAAGAAACTTCTTCCCCCCGAGACTCGATATGCAGCTATCGAGCGAGAATGCTTGGCCATAGTATGGGGAATAAAGAAGTTTGAGTACCACTTAATGGGGAGAAAATTCCTCTTAGAAAGTGATAATAAGCCATTCATGTATTTAGAGACTTCAAAGTCTAGTAATGATAAACTAATGCGTTGGTCTTTGGCATTACAAGTTTATTCTTTCTTTGTTGTTCATGTGAAGGGTACCaataatatatttgctgatttgtTAAGTAGAGTTTAGGGGGTTTTGTCTTTTCTATGAAATTCCAtgttatttaccttttatatataaaagacttaatggggggttttgtaagggaatttcatgttagtaacgccatctattgattggttttgaagttaccgtatttgcgaagtttctgtttatgattttatccttgtattttcagtttcataatagactttgaaagataaattttgtattttctttagtcacgttataatcacctagccgtgcagtaagtggattaactgtttgtgtttatattagaattttttcgcgttacgaagtatagcgaaaaatagttgtcctaacgacatgtaagcagatcttaagtgtcttgttacttaagttcagttgttatgtaggcagtggccaatgagaatttagtgttgggtgaaacgtattcaatgtttgaagaggtatttagtaagtggtcactttctagcgcacgctagcccgagcaagtcgaatttattatccaggacgccaggcagggtcaaatacagcttcagatgtgaatagtgttttcacgctagcaatcagaatgctgaaaccgtttcaagaagtgatggacaatctattatccgatttccagcagaatattcaacaagtatctgcacctcattaaagtatgatggaaaaccatttgaatgagcatcgcgttattttgaggaaactgatacgaaaatgttagcattagatgcaattgtttatcaacttggaggacaaggaacatctaaaactgctgcagaaacgagttagtacgcaaagagcagcatcgccgaaagtgtcaagctagttaaagatcgagggaaagtgtagattcatatcaactttgatggaagaggtctagagctcaataaaggccgagagttgacattggagccgggaacgtaccaagaaagacgtcaaaaagataagtgaaaatatagctgtttttattttgtatacttagcagttggtacaaggaaattggaacattgtgtttattttattttattgtttttaatcgcctgttggttgttgttattcacaatacattgaacagaattagattgggatagtcattgacatctaaaaggtcgatcataaaattccatttcaaaaccgttactgtggttgttggattgggtaacaataggtcagaaagggacgaatcagagtttattaaaagagaatgggtgacactggtatcagaaaaactaagaaataattcctttgacggtgaccaagaatggaaatggtaagcaaaggctggttttttattacaaactttttaaggatttaatcagtctacagtctgcttatcgcatagaaatctattaaaacgttgccaatatctttctcattagggaaaaatgtaaaaagtttttataatggattatctttagatatttttgaaagcggcggtacatctttactaaagttcttaagtctgttagatattggagatctgaggaagtgaagattgaagtatttttagatgatggcatagctgcggatggttgttttgaaggggcatcggatgctagttatttacttttaaaagcttcaagatttggatttatttacaagaaagtataattggttttcagactctaaattgtatttggaaaggtttacagaggacgaatactgaaggcaatttttgtaactacagtattaggataaactatgtcgttaaagatcttgtttagatgccaagccttctgaattaacaaaaacgttattttaacgaatatattttggacagaattgtctgttacgtaatttccacgaaatttgtcgtgagaagtattgttaaaatgtaaacgataaagtatttctgtatttttacatattgagcaaagctagttgagaacttaatgaagaaatatcagatgctctggtcgagatcacgttttgacgcagaaattcattctttttattttggtcgttactttaactatatacttgcatcagacttatttaacctattacttcattgtgacgcctaagttgtaggcagtttaatcactatattgtgacgccgataatgtaggcagtttatcactatattgtgacgcctataatctaggcagtttacactatattgtgacgcctaaggtgtaggcagtttatcactatattgtgacgcctaagatgtaggcagtttatcactatatcgtgacgcctcagatgtactgtagcagcttaggactatattgtgacgcctcagatgtaggcagtttagcactattgtgacgcctcagaggtaggcagtttagcactatattatgacgcctcagatgtaggcagtttatcactctattgtgacgcctaagatgtagtcagttaattactatattgtgacgcatcagatgtaggcaatttatcacattgcgaagcctcggatgtaggcaatcttatcaatatattgcaacgcctcataggaaatttaccgctatattgcgacgcttcagacataggaaatttaccgctatattgtgactcctcagatttaatagttatattgtgacgcctctggtgttgggaaatttatatgttgtgacaccttagtagtaggtttggagtaattctgaagtttttagcgatgaatacagcgcatttttttttatcatgaaaagagtggttggataactggacagcaaatgaatctttaaaattaaacatgaaggagcaggaggcagtcgacagaattatgtaaagtactttggcaatgtttgaatgttgtttcagataaaagattttcgattttaatgcaagtaggtagcaaaaagccagatttggaaatcatagaaaacaaagaatttaaacttgtactgaatacactgttcaggtcatcaatgtatgtaagcccagaaagagtacaaaagagtggatattttgaagtgttgtaaactaacatggatgaatggtcaattcttgcttacatttttcagagttatggacttgtgagagttattcattctttagactgttttgctacttttaaaaatatgttgaggtttttaatctctaatattggtgtcccggtacagagggaattgatgctttaacttgaggtttggtgctttataccaaaagttattaataaaatggaggtaaaaattcttaagtagaatattccagagtgaaagtcctctccatcttgactgttgatattaacgagggaagctttattgttaaattttgagtgtttacgtatcaaaaggttattacacacgacaaagagggaaatttttcgctgaaatttaactttgatatagaaggtaaaggtttttgaaattataagtatatatgtacaatgttttatttttggaatctgctttccaggatcgtgaatacaatgaaatgccagcagtcttctttaacggtggcatctaatttggacaggaaattgggggacctcagttgtcatgagcatattctatcatcgatgaatgacagcaccgacaaggcctaccaacttgtctttcaacaaagagaagcttacaataatggtcacgagcaaagcgaaatgccattgtatgttgctttatttatgacgcttttattaggttccggcgctttagtaatctccagtgatcaggctatttatgccataacgtacatgcatgaaatgaggggttacatagatccaacggaaaattcacttgttaaatctttgcaagcacctgtgaaacattaagctggtagttcggtgcatacaaaggatctttttgataatatggtgttgcagaatccgtgcggattatattttcctatattgaaaaacttatttattattttgatagatcattaaggttttcttataagatttggggaattaagtttattgtaatttgaagatttcttagttgaacagaaaaagaaaaaaaaaattaaaaatcaccaatactgtgaagtttttgatatcggaagttgtcacaaatgcttttccatatttgatgtattttgcttgatacagaggaagctggaatgattttgtcctttgatcgatttctctttaagaagttttttaaaagctcctgtaatgtaaccaaacagaatttttttgttaaaactgtggctacaagttcaaacatcgcaaacgataacgtcaatgataggtgtcttcatagacatgagtgttggtagtctgtttcaagtaaacatgtttgtcaaaggcttcaaaaagaggttaaatgtgtgaatcattcaatcggaacatttatttctctctctccatttctttccttctctccctttctttggtattatctagggtcaaccggcacggtgcgctataatgcaatttaatgttttattatgtttatacctgtagtgtagagaatgcggagtgaagtgaggactagaattttttcgcgttacgaagtatagcgaaaaatagttgtcctaacgacatgtaagcagatcttaagtgtcttgttacttaagttcagttgttatgtaggcagtggccaatgagaatttagtgttgggtgaaacgtattcaatgtttgaagaggtatttagtaagtggtcactttctagcgcacgctagcccgagcaagtcgaatttattattaatattatcattattatttattagtagtacaagagtgaggttccaccactcaaatttgagttactctgcattattgccgtggatacacaggtttccatagttttttcaaaacttgagattttgttttttatctatggtttttcctgggcggcagaggaggcttatatgttaatttgaaagtttgttcattttgttttaaatatgcactgctatatcagtacagaagtttgtagaagttattagaatgtgatgttatatataaattgttttcaaaagtatgattcattggaaaaataaacctggcgtcaaccggcacggtgcgctataatgcaatttaatgttttattatgtttatacctgtagtgtagagaatgcggagtgaagtgaggacggaatattgttatcagttttgtgaaatgtgttaatctttaaaatttgtctttaaaagtgtatctaaaatggtttaagtgcatatttaattaagtctttacgaattgttattaatcataagtgtagttaaatttcacaaggtatgttctttcgttttcagctagggtaatcctcgacccttggggaaacagtgcacgaccttaagcaatcccgaaccaagagatgcactttttataaatcctcgaactataatcacaggttcccgctgttacatcgaagcatacgttatataggtgactctgaatccgaaatcgaaattggtgttatttagcgtatgataaatgtcagagacccatgaacagtgacttgtgttatgttctgtgttgtaagggttatttttctcgagcaattgttgaggtatttattcgtaacaagacctttggtgatttattatttttgtaatggatgttaaaagggtgtcagacagataagttaattaataattttattgttcatcatttgtttatttctttatttcagtattatatctttcaatttcataatccatagtggtgttaataaattataaattgtaattaaactttgtttctaaatttctgtatttgttttaccatacctaatcacaaataagcagtgctatctttaccagggaaaaatgtctaaggaattccctgacactcaattataaactaacacctaagtttgaaggcccatttaacattctggaaacattaacggccaataggtttagagttcaaaacgtatcccaacccacggatgagagaatagtaccattggctcacataagaaattaaaaaaaaaagaaaaaaggaaagaagtgagggaaattttttttttattatatgtgattaaaagttttcttcttaatacaggagtaattacatatatttttctcgttacaggtttccaagatgaattttttgttgttgggagtgatattgttcgctcggacatttttctcgtgtgggatgagctctaaaactaaaagtataaatttaaaatatggcactatagttgaaagacaagaagacgtttttattacatcgagcaacgtagttgtagaagtgaatatacAAGCAATttttttcaagagaatgatgtcactagcttaagaaccgccatttcaaggttttctgcctcattggatgagttgcatagaagacattttcatttgactacagagagtttgcttggatcaacattaaaagttgcagagatgctatctgatgacttgaaaaataagacttacgagacaagatttttggcttatgaccttttgatgtggactgtaggacacaaacataaagaaagacgaaatccgtttatttatgctgcattaaacatctttgggtctattgcaagtttaggtttaggaatttccaatcgtcttaaaattagtaatcaaaataagaaaatttagttcttgactcttgaagatgaattgattatgtcagaactaaggaatcagttagcttcaatcaatcaaattatggatttagtaaatgaacattcaaataatatcattcagattatggaagtacaggatttgttggcaacgttaacgtattatgattgaaagatagatcacatacataacagaattgcacatttcattgagaaatccaaggattatgtagaagctatcacgttagcaactaaaggtgtactgtcgccccatttgttgcctataaattacttaaagttaattctggagaacggaagggataaactaggctatgtttctttgttaggcgaacgtaagttagaattttattacagcctaattacagtaaacgttgataataacaagattaggattacaattccctttgattcttctgatgcctggcaatcttacaggatatcaccatttccgactttcatgacaaatcactcaaatcaagtaatatccagtttgacaggacacgtattgatttccccagacaaggaaacatatacggtcattaaagactaaaatcaattaactcactgttcagacgcaatggatagaaaaatatgtacagctgactcatttgaattccataaaaacttaatggattcatgcgagttaggtatagtgctagacggtgctctctcccatacaagtgaaaattgtctggataagctttatccctttgacaataatgagttcaactgcagactgaacaatggctcgtggatacgatacgacaaggacggcttcaatgtatcatgccctgacggatccacgtctttcgcccacatctttgttgcagcagttggttgtattgggacttcccctaattccatggtgactggtctaaggacactcatcagagaacgagcctacttcgcgaacttcacgtggacgtctacaaagccagcactacctctcccgtacaacagacaggttgccaagcggttgatgaaattaaccgaaatggaccacctgtcaccgacttataaggaaattcttcaccccatactactagcaggattaggtatcacagtgatgatatttatcgccgtgaacatccttgtttggcgcaggttacggtacagcaggaagctaaaacagaacgtttcgccatgttcggacaaaactccttatttaattcagtttaaagccgtttgaagtggccacctcattcgataaaggagtaaaatattGGAATTTGAGTTtataagaaaagctgttagtacgctagtaataagtaaatgaggaaattttggaactttgcatggttaaaaatacatttaaaaaaaaaaaacattttaaaaaaatataaatcattttttctctcggcatccaataaaatatataagcaggaatgttaaaaagaaaagagaaataaaaataattaaaattaccagaatctatgggcatctaaaaatatatatatatatatatatatatatatatatatatatatatatatatatatatatatatatatatatatatatatatatgtgtacgaaaccgtggtacgtgtacgtaccaggaattcgtgtttgtgcactaaaaattgaatttttaccaaggtaacaaatattttagttaccgtattgtgttaatctatgtttctgacaaaggtaacaattattctttaacaagttaccgaatcatatgtatatcagtatttttattttggtaccatataatcatttgctagtaatgtaccatatatatgatctgtatttatcatgcacttttttttctttgctttggtaatatcttttcatatgcattatttttattattttttgatgtgcctatttggacattcgtcctcatttgcttatggctaaagttaaacaaagaataatacatatgtccagtcacacctagtaaacatgttttggcttgttgttaattttttttttctaaattgagatagctggccgagctaatgtaataaatgaaatagttgttattacatgtttaaaacacatgacgtaatatgttattttggatgaagatgctagccgtgagatttgctgtagccatgtaaaatcataaacaggatgcactatgcagcctcggcaatgtaacatttttcttaaacgtcaacaccaatgcatcagtgtgtgaaagattgtgacgtcaccggatgcaggtgtcttccgagaaagaatgtaagtttctacattgtgtttaaaatgctacatcaactaagcatacgatatctgggatatcgataatttaatcagttcatatctatacttcaccagaattggtcatccgaccaaaccagctccactcctatgatggagatgtttaactctgtggtttttagagaataaatacttttaatgcTAAtgagatgaacttcgttatccagccttaacatcttaaacaacacatactcaatgtgtgcttataaaagtagcacactaatatatatatatatatatatatatatatatatatatatatatatatatatatatatatatatatatatatatatatatatatatatatatatatatatatatatatatatatatatatatatatagaaataaatatatatatatctatatatatatatatatatatatatatatatatatatatatatatatatatatatatatatatatatatatatatatatatatatatggcgcaaATAAGCCGcgtttaaaaaattaatttttctgtaGATTACACAATGAACTTTAAAGCTCTTCGTCGTCTACAACACCTTAATTCTCATGTTTTATGTTCTTTAACTTTTACTTATGTCGTGTCTgcaactttatatttatatatatatatatatatatatatatatatatatatatatatatatatatatatatactttttatatataaatctatatatatatatatatatatatatatatatatatatatatatatatatatatatatatatatatacatacattatatatgtatacatgtgtatgtgtgtatatacatatatatatatatgcatgtatatatatatatatatatatatatatatatatatatatatatatatatatatatatatatatatatatatatatatatgtgtgtatataaatatatatatatatatatatatatatatatatatatatatatatatatatatatatgtatacatatatatatatatatatatataaatatatatatatatatatatatatatatatatatatatatatatatatatgtatatatatatatatatatatatatatatatatatatatatatatatatatatatatatatatatatatatatatatatatatactgtatatataaatatatatatatatatatatatatatatatatatatatatatatatatatatatatatatatatatatatatatatatatatatatatatatgcatatatagtaaatatatatacagtatatgcgtgta encodes the following:
- the LOC137633854 gene encoding uncharacterized protein; translated protein: MIKYEENEKQREENEKQRAHELELTKIRGATSNPSHVTVAVDTARPLPFCDTDDITAYLVRFEKVAVSLNWERNSWSVQLASVLRGKALDIYTSLSDDVTSDYASLKEALLKGFKKTSDWYRTAFKTAKMDSKTTYEQYLNILFRNFDLWINSLRITKDYEDLRNIIVCDQFMSTLPKEMRLFLKERKPRTPEDYSSLADTYASAHKCYPKDEQKSFRHNANLSSSSDKISESEKPEKTSSSRPGKIACYGCGQSGHISRNCPNKVPKKKSESSLEIGQVLDNTGVCGPMVCGTVNGVTVSTILRDTGCTGVVVSEDLIPDPGTNCSYSTLIDYLGRKDRFPIVKIYWKCNLFTGWVNAVRAPIKYCTVLLGNIPGVQDHNLFPLKNTDSSIDVNAVTRAQVKRRNIVHPLSLPEPFDISIDHESFLREQQNHEALKYAREMSQSGDVKRCKNGLQYEFVMRNRLLYRKIQKCKKPQLLGKEQLVVPVKCIKLVLRLAHDIPVSGHFSHRKTFNKINEIFWWQGMTSDIYKYCKSCDVCQKSSLVGKVKKAQMVKLPVISTPFYRVAIDLVGPISPPREAGHRYILTMVDYASSFPEAVALKNITSEDIAEALISIFSRVGVPKEILSDRGPQFRSELMLQVHKLLGVKPLFSTPYHPAANGRIKRQHQILKSILKKICELKHNQWHRFLPAALFAMREIPSDTTGFSPFEILYGRQVRGPLTILKELWTNSDMSTGETDLYSFVLELREKLSDVSDLAVQNMNISSSTYKSYFDLKSSKRRFKADDEVLLLIPEKQGKLQFSWRGPYKIIDKHGPVDYWVNVEGKKRLYHINLMKKYYRRENVNMLHVADEDMTGMINTVHVNKVAVINADEDDYLKIETVDTNQSTCNINPNLSDVQKDDLRNLCQKYKHVFSDKPGKTSLQEHNIKIKTTEPFVRKYYPIPAHLTKDFDDEVQSLLDLGIIEQSSSNYSSPALLVKKKEERMHRLQV